From a region of the Primulina eburnea isolate SZY01 chromosome 7, ASM2296580v1, whole genome shotgun sequence genome:
- the LOC140837435 gene encoding uncharacterized protein — translation MQEINVRFNEDAVELLMLSSVLNPQNACDSLRYLDICKLVEKFYPQDFTSDEKERLEMQLKHYEHNVVIGLYYKSLSTLSELCQWLVKTKKADIYDLVFRVIVLVLTLPVSTATTERSFSAMNIVKTRLRSKMEDAFLSDALMIFIEREIAKNICIDTIIEDFENFKERRIPFS, via the coding sequence ATGCAAGAAATTAATGTGCGTTTTAATGAAGATGCGGTGGAGTTACTTATGCTTAGTTCTGTCTTAAATCCTCAAAATGCATGTGACTCATTGAGATATCTGGATATATGCAAATTGGTTGAAAAGTTTTATCCACAAGATTTTACTAGTGACGAAAAAGAGCGACTAGAGATGCAGTTGAAGCATTATGAGCATAATGTAGTTATAGGGCTATACTACAAAAgtctttcaactctttctgaGTTGTGTCAATGGTTGGTGAAGACTAAAAAAGCTGATATATACGACCTTGTTTTTAGAGTGATCGTGCTTGTGTTGACTCTTCCAGTTTCTACAGCTACTACAGAACGATCATTCTCAGCTATGAATATCGTCAAAACTCGGCTTCGGAGCAAAATGGAGGATGCTTTTCTCTCGGATGCATTGATGATATTTATTGAAAGAGAAATTGCTAAAAATATTTGTATTGATACTATcattgaagattttgaaaactTTAAGGAACGTCGAATTCCTTTTAGTTAG
- the LOC140836831 gene encoding BTB/POZ domain-containing protein At5g47800-like isoform X1 yields MKFMKLGNRPDTFTTEEATRTVISDVPSDLTIKINNISYLLHKLQYPLLPKCGLLQRLISDSEDSSNAMLNLHDIPGGEEAFELCAKYCYGITINLSARNFASAFCAAKYLGMTEKVETGNFVMKLEAFLSSCILEGWKDSVVTLQNTRGIYEWSESLGLVRKCIESIVDKILTPTHKVSWSYTYTRPGYEKNRRESVPKDWWTEDISFLDVDIFRCIVMAIKSTNMLQPQLIGESLHVYACRWLPEITNTGLNEGSTSQAEDQDSPDRKQRILETIVSLIPADKGSVSVKFLLRLVSISNFLGVSPVTKTELLRLSGLQLEDAALDDLLLPNRVSTDQTSYDVELVQTVLESFLRQWKRQTPTDESLSQRSINNVGKLIDSYLQVVSKDANLSVQKMTSLAETLPGIARTDHDNLYKAINIYLKEHPDLSKMDKKHLCRILDCQNLSPEVRSHAVKNERLPLRTVVQLLFFEQEKGNTTSNIKHRSSDQTSVVRDDMNKLKLSIDDHQLSKGKDRRNYDDKFQLRPELSFKIRESKLQEMRTGREIRDEGISEIQHSNLNPREKARERRISGKPHSSKGRER; encoded by the exons ATGAAGTTTATGAAACTGGGGAACCGGCCAGACACCTTCACCACAGAGGAGGCTACAAG GACCGTTATATCTGATGTACCAAGCGACCTCACCATTAAAATAAACAATATCAGCTATCTTCTCCACAAG CTACAGTATCCTCTTCTTCCAAAGTGTGGGCTACTGCAACGACTCATCTCAGATTCTGAAGATTCGAGCAATGCAATGTTGAACCTACACGATATTCCCGGAGGAGAGGAGGCTTTTGAGCTGTGTGCCAAGTATTGCTATGGAATCACAATTAACCTCAGTGCCCGCAATTTTGCATCAGCCTTTTGTGCTGCCAAGTACCTTGGAATGACCGAGAAAGTCGAAACTGGGAACTTTGTCATGAAATTGGAGGCTTTTCTCTCATCTTGCATTCTTGAGGGGTGGAAGGACTCGGTTGTGACTCTTCAGAATACTAGAGGGATATACGAGTGGTCAGAAAGTCTCGGTCTCGTTCGAAAATGCATTGAATCCATTGTTGACAAGATACTAACACCTACGCACAAG GTTTCATGGTCTTATACATATACCAGACCAGGATACGAAAAAAACCGTCGAGAGTCTGTGCCGAAAGATTGGTGGACAGAGGACATATCATTCCTTGATGTAGACATTTTCAGATGCATAGTTATGGCtataaaatcaacaaatatgCTGCAGCCACAGCTAATTGGTGAGTCTTTACATGTCTATGCGTGTCGGTGGCTGCCAGAAATCACTAATACAGGACTGAACGAAGGGTCCACGTCTCAAGCAGAAGATCAGGATTCTCCGGACAGGAAGCAGAGAATTCTTGAGACCATTGTCAGCCTGATTCCAGCAGATAAAGGGTCTGTCTCGGTTAAGTTCTTGCTAAGACTTGTTAGCATCTCGAATTTTCTTGGAGTGTCTCCAGTGACGAAAACAGAACTTTTGAGGCTTTCAGGTTTGCAACTCGAGGATGCAGCGTTGGATGACTTGCTGCTCCCTAATCGAGTCTCCACTGATCAAACTTCATATGACGTCGAATTGGTTCAGACCGTATTAGAGAGTTTTTTGAGGCAATGGAAAAGACAAACGCCTACAGATGAAAGCTTGTCACAAAGATCGATTAATAATGTTGGGAAGCTCATTGATTCATACCTGCAAGTGGTTTCAAAGGATGCCAACCTGTCGGTTCAGAAAATGACGTCATTAGCTGAAACACTGCCAGGAATTGCACGTACAGATCACGATAATCTGTACAAGGCGATCAACATTTATCTCAAG GAGCATCCTGATCTGAGCAAAATGGATAAGAAGCACCTCTGCCGGATTCTTGACTGCCAAAACTTGTCACCAGAAGTACGTTCACATGCAGTGAAAAACGAAAGATTGCCTTTGAGAACTGTAGTGCAACTTCTCTTCTTCGAACAAGAGAAAGGCAACACTACGTCAAATATAAAACACAGATCATCAGATCAAACCTCAGTTGTCAGAGATGATATgaacaaattaaaattaagtatagATGATCATCAATTGAGTAAAGGAAAGGATCGTAGAAATTATGATGACAAGTTCCAACTAAGACCAGAACTAAGCTTTAAAATAAGGGAAAGTAAGCTACAAGAAATGAGAACGGGAAGGGAAATCAGAGATGAAGGGATATCTGAAATTCAGCATTCGAATTTGAATCCTCGTGAGAAAGCTCGAGAAAGAAGAATCTCGGGGAAACCTCACAGCAGCAAAGGCAGAGAACGATAG
- the LOC140836831 gene encoding BTB/POZ domain-containing protein At5g47800-like isoform X2, whose protein sequence is MKFMKLGNRPDTFTTEEATRTVISDVPSDLTIKINNISYLLHKYPLLPKCGLLQRLISDSEDSSNAMLNLHDIPGGEEAFELCAKYCYGITINLSARNFASAFCAAKYLGMTEKVETGNFVMKLEAFLSSCILEGWKDSVVTLQNTRGIYEWSESLGLVRKCIESIVDKILTPTHKVSWSYTYTRPGYEKNRRESVPKDWWTEDISFLDVDIFRCIVMAIKSTNMLQPQLIGESLHVYACRWLPEITNTGLNEGSTSQAEDQDSPDRKQRILETIVSLIPADKGSVSVKFLLRLVSISNFLGVSPVTKTELLRLSGLQLEDAALDDLLLPNRVSTDQTSYDVELVQTVLESFLRQWKRQTPTDESLSQRSINNVGKLIDSYLQVVSKDANLSVQKMTSLAETLPGIARTDHDNLYKAINIYLKEHPDLSKMDKKHLCRILDCQNLSPEVRSHAVKNERLPLRTVVQLLFFEQEKGNTTSNIKHRSSDQTSVVRDDMNKLKLSIDDHQLSKGKDRRNYDDKFQLRPELSFKIRESKLQEMRTGREIRDEGISEIQHSNLNPREKARERRISGKPHSSKGRER, encoded by the exons ATGAAGTTTATGAAACTGGGGAACCGGCCAGACACCTTCACCACAGAGGAGGCTACAAG GACCGTTATATCTGATGTACCAAGCGACCTCACCATTAAAATAAACAATATCAGCTATCTTCTCCACAAG TATCCTCTTCTTCCAAAGTGTGGGCTACTGCAACGACTCATCTCAGATTCTGAAGATTCGAGCAATGCAATGTTGAACCTACACGATATTCCCGGAGGAGAGGAGGCTTTTGAGCTGTGTGCCAAGTATTGCTATGGAATCACAATTAACCTCAGTGCCCGCAATTTTGCATCAGCCTTTTGTGCTGCCAAGTACCTTGGAATGACCGAGAAAGTCGAAACTGGGAACTTTGTCATGAAATTGGAGGCTTTTCTCTCATCTTGCATTCTTGAGGGGTGGAAGGACTCGGTTGTGACTCTTCAGAATACTAGAGGGATATACGAGTGGTCAGAAAGTCTCGGTCTCGTTCGAAAATGCATTGAATCCATTGTTGACAAGATACTAACACCTACGCACAAG GTTTCATGGTCTTATACATATACCAGACCAGGATACGAAAAAAACCGTCGAGAGTCTGTGCCGAAAGATTGGTGGACAGAGGACATATCATTCCTTGATGTAGACATTTTCAGATGCATAGTTATGGCtataaaatcaacaaatatgCTGCAGCCACAGCTAATTGGTGAGTCTTTACATGTCTATGCGTGTCGGTGGCTGCCAGAAATCACTAATACAGGACTGAACGAAGGGTCCACGTCTCAAGCAGAAGATCAGGATTCTCCGGACAGGAAGCAGAGAATTCTTGAGACCATTGTCAGCCTGATTCCAGCAGATAAAGGGTCTGTCTCGGTTAAGTTCTTGCTAAGACTTGTTAGCATCTCGAATTTTCTTGGAGTGTCTCCAGTGACGAAAACAGAACTTTTGAGGCTTTCAGGTTTGCAACTCGAGGATGCAGCGTTGGATGACTTGCTGCTCCCTAATCGAGTCTCCACTGATCAAACTTCATATGACGTCGAATTGGTTCAGACCGTATTAGAGAGTTTTTTGAGGCAATGGAAAAGACAAACGCCTACAGATGAAAGCTTGTCACAAAGATCGATTAATAATGTTGGGAAGCTCATTGATTCATACCTGCAAGTGGTTTCAAAGGATGCCAACCTGTCGGTTCAGAAAATGACGTCATTAGCTGAAACACTGCCAGGAATTGCACGTACAGATCACGATAATCTGTACAAGGCGATCAACATTTATCTCAAG GAGCATCCTGATCTGAGCAAAATGGATAAGAAGCACCTCTGCCGGATTCTTGACTGCCAAAACTTGTCACCAGAAGTACGTTCACATGCAGTGAAAAACGAAAGATTGCCTTTGAGAACTGTAGTGCAACTTCTCTTCTTCGAACAAGAGAAAGGCAACACTACGTCAAATATAAAACACAGATCATCAGATCAAACCTCAGTTGTCAGAGATGATATgaacaaattaaaattaagtatagATGATCATCAATTGAGTAAAGGAAAGGATCGTAGAAATTATGATGACAAGTTCCAACTAAGACCAGAACTAAGCTTTAAAATAAGGGAAAGTAAGCTACAAGAAATGAGAACGGGAAGGGAAATCAGAGATGAAGGGATATCTGAAATTCAGCATTCGAATTTGAATCCTCGTGAGAAAGCTCGAGAAAGAAGAATCTCGGGGAAACCTCACAGCAGCAAAGGCAGAGAACGATAG
- the LOC140837438 gene encoding uncharacterized protein: protein MAPGNQSESSGSIGQSAIDDPMSPYFLHHSDNPGLVLVSQSLTGDNYSSWSRSMKIALSVKNKFGFVDGTIAKPSEVDSNLLSFWTRNNNIVISWILNSVSKEISASVLFSESAANIWDDLQERYQQSNGPRIFQLRRDLINLRQEQQSVSVYFTKLEALWEELNNFRPLCSCGRCICEGVKKMDTHYQMDYIMTFLMGLNDSFAQIRRSSLQQDTVNHISVETWHSRLGHPSIRVMDTLKDRLQYNTHSLDRYKPCLVCPLAKQRRLAFIAHNNMSASSFDLIHCDVWGPYHVPTQNNQRYFLTLVDDCTRFTWVFLLQHKSDAYKFVSKFCVMVETQFLKRIKAFRTDNAKELAFTELFLDKGIVHQFSCVQTPQQNSVVERKHQHLLNVARALLFQSRVPDKLRESVFGCLAFASTLAAHRDKLSPRARACVFLGYPPGIKGYKLLDITRQEIFVSRDVIFHEDTFPFLSITPTVNIDPFPSMVLPLPLNPPNIDTAIPTSVEVPHLPDLPLIKSFTKEPSTSK from the exons ATGGCTCCTGGAAATCAGTCCGAGTCTTCAGGCTCAATTGGTCAGTCCGCCATTGACGATCCCATGAGTCCATACTTCCTGCATCACTCTGATAATCCCGGTCTCGTGCTGGTCTCACAATCACTCACGGGAGACAACTATTCATCCTGGAGcagatccatgaaaatagcaCTTTCAGTGAAGAACAAGTTCGGTTTTGTCGATGGAACGATTGCCAAACCATCGGAGGTGGATTCAAACCTCCTGAGTTTTTGGACTCGTAACAATAACATTGTAATTTCTTGGATCCTGAATTCTGTTTCCAAAGAGATATCTGCAAGCGTGCTTTTCTCTGAATCTGCAGCTAACATATGGGATGATCTCCAAGAACGTTATCAACAAAGCAACGGGCCCCGAATTTTTCAACTCAGGCGTGATCTGATCAATTTGCGCCAAGAACAACAATCTGTAAGTGTTTACTTCACGAAGCTTGAAGCTCTTTGGGAAGAATTGAATAATTTCCGTCCACTGTGTAGCTGTGGTCGATGCATTTGTGAGGGAGTTAAGAAAATGGACACACATTATCAGATGGACTACATTATGACATTTCTCATGGGCCTCAACGATTCTTTTGCTCAAATCCGAAGGTCAAGTCTTCAGCAAGATACAGTCAATCATATATCAGTGGAAACATGGCACAGCCGCCTCGGACATCCGTCTATTAGAGTCATGGACACCTTAAAGGATCGCTTACAGTACAACACACACAGTCTTGATAGGTATAAACCTTGCCTTGTTTGCCCGTTAGCTAAACAGAGGAGACTAGCGTTCATAGCTCATAATAACATGTCTGCTTCGTCTTTTGATCTCATACATTGCGATGTATGGGGACCATACCATGTTCCAACACAAAATAATCAACGGTATTTCTTAACTTTGGTGGATGATTGTACCCGTTTTACGTGGGTTTTTCTACTTCAACACAAATCCGATGCGTATAAATTTGTGTCAAAATTTTGCGTTATGGTTGAAACTCAGTTCCTTAAAAGGATCAAAGCTTTCCGCACTGATAATGCAAAAGAGCTTGCATTCACAGAATTATTTCTTGACAAAGGTATTGTCCATCAGTTTTCGTGTGTGCAAACGCCACAACAAAACTCGGTTGTCGAAAGGAAGCATCAACATCTGCTAAATGTTGCTCGAGCCCTGCTCTTTCAATCTCGTGTTCCTGATAAACTTCGGGAAAGTGT TTTTGGTTGCCTCGCATTTGCTTCCACCCTTGCTGCTCATCGTGACAAACTGTCACCCCGAGCTCGTGCTTGTGTCTTCTTGGGTTATCCCCCAGGTATTAAAGGATACAAGCTACTTGATATCACGAGACAAGAAATCTTTGTGTCCCGGGATGTAATATTTCATGAAGACACATTTCCTTTTCTGTCAATTACTCCAACAGTCAACATTGATCCATTTCCTAGCATGGTTTTGCCATTGCCATTGAACCCACCAAACATTGACACAGCCATTCCAACATCGGTTGAAGTTCCACACTTACCCGATTTGCCACTAATCAAGTCTTTCACGAAAGAACCAAGCACATCGAAATAG
- the LOC140836832 gene encoding glucan endo-1,3-beta-glucosidase 6-like translates to MATTHFYGEILLLLFCMSAVAVVVESGIGVNWGTLALHRMSPETVVDLLKDNKISKVKLFDADPTSMRALMGSGIEVMVGIPNEMLALLSASTTASDLWVSQNVSSYMVKGGVNIKYIAVGNEPFLTSYSGQFQSYVLPALMNVQQSLAKANLVGMVKLVVPCNADAYESNLPSQGTFRPELTQIMTQLVSFLNSNGSPFVVNIYPFLSLYGNSDFPQDYAFFEGTTHSVMDGSNVYYNAFDGNFDTLVAALSKLGYAQMPIVIGEVGWPTDGAVSANYSAARAFNQGLVNHVLSNKGTPLRPGVPPMDIYLFSLLDEGAKSILPGNFERHWGIFSFDGQAKYSLNLGYGLLKNAKNVQYLPSRWCVANPTRDLSTVENHFKLACSYADCTTLNYGGSCNNIGEKGNISYAFNSYYQFQKQNAQSCEFDGLGMVTFLNPSVGGCKFLVGVADGAAGFSFSNGRMILLLIIFLGYYILLV, encoded by the exons ATGGCAACAACCCATTTCTACGGCGAAATCTTGCTGCTGTTGTTTTGTATGTCTGCAGTGGCGGTGGTGGTGGAATCGGGCATAGGAGTGAACTGGGGAACATTGGCACTCCACCGTATGTCGCCGGAGACGGTGGTGGATCTATTGAAAGACAACAAGATATCCAAAGTGAAGCTGTTTGATGCCGACCCAACTTCGATGCGGGCATTAATGGGAAGTGGGATTGAAGTTATGGTTGGGATCCCAAATGAAATGCTTGCTTTACTGAGTGCTTCTACTACTGCTTCTGATTTATGGGTTTCTCAGAATGTTTCCAGTTACATGGTTAAAGGGGGTGTCAATATCAA GTACATCGCGGTAGGAAACGAGCCTTTTCTGACTAGTTATTCTGGTCAATTTCAATCTTATGTTTTACCTGCTCTTAtgaatgtacaacagtctttggCAAAAGCAAATCTTGTGGGCATGGTAAAGCTGGTTGTACCGTGCAATGCTGATGCCTATGAATCTAATCTACCATCACAAGGAACCTTCAGGCCCGAGCTTACCCAAATTATGACGCAGCTCGTCTCTTTCCTGAATTCAAATGGTTCGCCATTTGTAGTGAATATTTACCCATTTTTAAGTCTCTATGGAAACTCAGATTTTCCTCAAGACTATGCATTTTTTGAGGGTACAACTCATTCTGTGATGGACGGATCAAATGTGTACTATAATGCATTTGATGGTAATTTTGACACTTTAGTTGCAGCTCTCAGCAAGCTTGGATATGCCCAAATGCCCATCGTTATAGGAGAGGTGGGTTGGCCAACAGATGGAGCTGTTAGTGCTAATTACAGTGCTGCGAGGGCCTTCAACCAGGGTCTTGTGAATCATGTTCTAAGCAACAAAGGAACGCCTTTAAGACCAGGTGTGCCTCCTATGGATATTTATCTTTTCAGTCTGCTTGATGAAGGGGCAAAAAGTATACTCCCCGGAAACTTTGAGAGACACTGGGGTATATTCTCTTTCGATGGGCAGGCAAAATATTCTTTGAACCTTGGGTATGGATTATTGAAAAATGCAAAAAATGTTCAGTATCTTCCTTCTAGATGGTGTGTGGCGAATCCTACCAGGGATCTTTCTACCGTGGAAAACCACTTCAAACTTGCTTGTAGTTATGCCGATTGCACAACACTCAACTATGGGGGATCTTGCAATAATATCGGTGAGAAGGGAAACATATCATATGCCTTCAACAGCTACTACCAGTTTCAAAAACAGAATGCGCAGAGCTGCGAATTTGACGGGCTTGGGATGGTCACATTCTTGAACCCTTCGGTTGGTGGTTGCAAATTTCTTGTTGGGGTTGCTGATGGTGCAGCAGGCTTCAGTTTCAGCAATGGAAGGATGATATTATtgcttattatttttttgggaTATTACATACTTCTGGTGTGA
- the LOC140836833 gene encoding subtilisin-like protease SBT5.4: MLSAKFSYFLALLILFAVFQEPALAIKKSYIVYLGEHSHGSDATTADLHRVVDSHHELLASFLGSKDKAKDAIFYSYKRHINGFAAVLEEEEAAEIAKHPDVVSVFLNHGRKLHTTHSWDFLMLERNGVIHPSSLWRKARFGEDTIIANLDTGVWPESMSFSDKGIHGPIPSKWKGICQFDGNDKSLCNRKLIGSRYFNKGYAAYVGKLNSTYYSARDNDGHGSHTLSTAAGNFVPGASVFGVGNGTAKGGSPRARVAAYKVCWPPVNGSECFDADIMKAFDMAIHDGVNVLSVSLGGEPVDYFNDGLAIASFHAVKNGLVVIASAGNSGPEPGSVSNVAPWIITVGASTLDRQFQANVKLQNGLILEGMSLSTQLPRDNFYPLISASKAKAAHASAEDAILCKPGTLDSKKVKDKILVCLRGENARVDKGEQALLAGAAGMILCNDKASGNEIISDPHVLPATHINYTDGVTVFSYVNTSHNPMGLITAPKAELNKKPAPFMAAFSSRGPNTVTPEILKPDITAPGVNIIAAFSEGVSPTSLMFDKRTTPYNTESGTSMSCPHVSGVVGLLKTLHPEWSPAAIRSAIMTTARTRDNTINPMMDADYSKATPFAYGSGHIRPNRAMDPGLVYDLTVNDYLDFLCGSGYNQTIMRSFSGGNYNCPHRYSLTNFNYPSISITKLVSGSITVTRKLKNVGRPGTYAARVRQPHGFSVTVEPRILKFEAFGEEKSFKVHIQARKPTNDYEFGELLWSDGRHYVRSPIVVTSSGDQ, translated from the exons ATGTTATCTGCCAAGTTTTCGTATTTTCTTGCACTGTTAATTCTTTTTGCTGTGTTTCAAGAACCAGCTTTAGCCATCAAAAAG TCTTATATAGTGTACTTGGGTGAACACTCCCATGGTTCGGATGCAACAACGGCTGATCTGCACCGGGTAGTCGACTCTCACCATGAGCTGCTTGCCTCATTCTTGGGAAG TAAGGACAAGGCAAAGGATGCCATATTTTACTCATACAAGCGACACATAAATGGATTTGCCGCAGTTCTTGAAGAGGAAGAGGCAGCAGAGATTGCAA AACATCCGGACGTGGTATCTGTTTTCCTGAATCATGGTAGAAAACTTCACACAACACATTCATGGGATTTTCTTATGCTTGAAAGAAATGGTGTGATTCATCCATCTTCATTATGGAGGAAAGCGAGATTCGGTGAAGATACCATCATCGCAAATCTTGATACTG GTGTTTGGCCCGAATCGATGAGCTTTAGTGACAAAGGGATTCATGGCCCCATTCCATCAAAGTGGAAAGGAATCTGTCAGTTTGATGGCAATGATAAATCCCTTTGCAATAG GAAACTAATTGGATCGAGATATTTCAACAAAGGGTATGCTGCCTATGTTGGGAAACTCAACTCTACGTACTATTCGGCACGCGATAATGATGGCCATGGCAGCCATACACTGTCCACTGCTGCCGGAAACTTTGTCCCAGGGGCTAGTGTATTCGGTGTAGGCAATGGAACAGCAAAAGGGGGTTCCCCGAGAGCCCGGGTGGCGGCTTACAAAGTGTGTTGGCCTCCAGTCAATGGAAGTGAATGCTTCGATGCTGATATCATGAAAGCCTTTGACATGGCGATACACGATGGCGTAAATGTACTTTCAGTGTCTCTAGGTGGAGAGCCTGTCGACTACTTCAACGACGGTCTCGCCATAGCATCTTTCCATGCTGTGAAGAACGGACTTGTAGTTATAGCATCAGCAGGAAACTCGGGACCCGAGCCTGGATCTGTGTCGAACGTGGCACCATGGATTATAACTGTAGGAGCCAGCACTCTTGATAGACAGTTCCAGGCTAATGTTAAACTGCAAAATGGCTTGATTCTTGAG GGAATGAGCCTTTCAACACAATTACCACGTGACAATTTTTATCCACTGATTAGCGCTTCAAAGGCTAAAGCAGCACATGCTTCTGCTGAAGATGC GATCCTATGCAAGCCAGGAACTTTGGACTCTAAGAAGGTGAAAGATAAAATACTCGTGTGCCTAAGGGGAGAAAATGCGAGGGTGGACAAGGGCGAGCAGGCCCTTCTTGCTGGTGCCGCTGGAATGATTCTCTGTAATGACAAGGCTAGTGGCAATGAGATTATATCAGATCCACACGTTCTTCCAGCAACTCATATAAATTACACTGATGGTGTAACCGTATTTTCCTATGTCAACACTAGCCA CAATCCGATGGGACTTATTACTGCTCCAAAGGCAGAACTAAACAAAAAACCGGCTCCATTTATGGCTGCTTTCTCCTCCAGGGGGCCAAATACTGTGACCCCCGAAATTCTCAAG CCCGATATTACAGCTCCAGGAGTAAACATCATAGCCGCATTCAGCGAAGGAGTTAGCCCCACGAGTCTTATGTTCGATAAACGCACAACTCCGTATAATACTGAATCCGGCACCTCAATGTCCTGTCCTCATGTTTCTGGGGTCGTTGGCCTGCTCAAGACCCTCCATCCCGAGTGGAGCCCTGCTGCTATTCGATCAGCAATCATGACAACAG CAAGAACCAGAGACAACACCATTAATCCAATGATGGATGCGGATTACAGCAAAGCAACTCCATTTGCATACGGGTCTGGTCATATCCGTCCCAACCGCGCCATGGACCCTGGATTGGTCTACGACTTAACCGTGAACGACTATCTGGATTTCCTTTGCGGAAGTGGCTATAATCAAACCATCATGCGATCTTTCTCGGGGGGAAATTACAATTGTCCACACAGATACAGTCTCACAAACTTCAACTATCCCTCCATTTCAATAACAAAGCTAGTGTCGGGATCAATCACAGTGACACGAAAACTGAAAAACGTGGGCAGGCCAGGGACTTATGCTGCCAGGGTGCGTCAGCCACATGGATTTTCGGTTACAGTTGAACCCAGGATTCTGAAATTTGAGGCTTTTGGAGAAGAGAAGAGTTTTAAGGTGCATATACAAGCAAGAAAACCCACAAATGATTACGAGTTCGGAGAGTTGTTGTGGTCAGATGGAAGGCATTATGTGAGGAGTCCAATTGTGGTGACCAGCTCTGGTGATCAGTGA